One segment of Polypterus senegalus isolate Bchr_013 chromosome 8, ASM1683550v1, whole genome shotgun sequence DNA contains the following:
- the LOC120533282 gene encoding zinc finger protein OZF-like: protein MASTKEDGVDERAVDIKEEDCERLTPEDVCVKLEDHEEKISVFKEEECKEATAAIKAEDLNDFSAGLELQKHETEDIFKQDACEESPSSLQPWSTNTGRLATQENSAELKSELSESEEKITEGNGREGEESPGSVGINLQKNGSFSPPSFGQPSLQYDEKCMKKSTSGSKNQTEAIKTDPQQVEKEIQIHTGSKCCLECGKQFTHKKDLNKHMKVHTGKTPHCCHECGKSFSTKGHLQRHRRIHTGEKPHCCPECGKQFSDKRSFQKHTQIHNREKKQYACPECGKCYTNQKSLHRHAKIHTEEESYGCSQCEKRFLDLSALQCHIRTHTGEKPYSCPECDKQFSQQSTLKSHIRRHTGEKPHHCLECGKQFSRLSSLYNHRRSHTGEKPYSCSECGMRFSYNSCLHKHKIIHSGKKQSCSECGKLFSDGTTLKDHMRIHSGEKHYCCPECGKRFSRPSSLRCHRRIHIGEKQYTCSECGKGYSSRRSFRRHTQSHNGVKLVL, encoded by the exons ATGGCCTCTACCAAAGAAGATGGCGTGGATGAAAGAGCGGTGGACATTAAAGAGGAGGACTGTGAGCGGCTCACaccagaggatgtgtgtgtgaagctggaggatcacgaagaaaaaatttcagtttttaaagaggaggagtgcAAGGAGGCGACTGCTGCCATTAAAGCTgaggatttgaatgatttctctgctggtcttgaacttcaaaagcatgaaactgaggatattttcaagcaagatgcctgtgaagaatctccatccagtttacagcCCTGGTCCACTAATACGGGACGTCTTGCTACGCAGGAGAATTCTGCAGAGCTGAAATCGGAGTTATCggagtctgaagagaaaatcactgaaggaaatgggagagaaggcgaagagtcacctgggagtgttggaataa atttacagaagaatggCAGCTTCTCTCCACCTTCATTTGGTCAGCCCTCTCTTCAATACGATGAGAAATGTATGAAGAAATCAACAAGTGGATCAAAGAACCAGACAGAAGCCATCAAAACTGATCCACagcaagtggagaaagaaatccaaattcaTACTGGAAGCAAAtgttgtttggaatgtggcaaacaattcacacatAAAAAGGATCTTAATAAGCATATGAAGGTTCACACAGGAAAAACACCTCATTGTTGTCATGAATGTGGTAAGTCATTCTCAACGAAAGGCCATCTTCAGAGGCatagaagaatccacacaggagaaaaacctcattgctgtccagaatgtggcaaacaattttctgACAAACGCAGTTTTCAAAAGCACACGCAAAttcataatagagagaaaaaGCAGTATGCATGTCCCGAATGTGGCAAATGTTATACAAACCAGAAAAGTCTTCATAGACatgccaaaatccatactgaagaAGAATCTTATGGCTGTTCTCAATGTGAGAAACGATTCTTAGATTTAAGTGCACTTCAGTGCCACATCAGaactcatactggagagaaaccttattCTTGTCCTGAATGTGATAAGCAGTTCTCACAACAAAGCACCCTAAAGAGTCACATCAGACGTCACACCGGAGAGAAACCTCACCATTGCTTGgagtgtggcaaacaattttcacGCCTCAGTTCCCTTTATAATCATAGGAGaagtcatactggagagaagccttacAGTTGTAGTGAATGTGGAATGCGATTCTCATATAACAGTTGTcttcacaaacataaaataattcattctgGTAAGAAACagagctgttctgaatgtggcaagcttTTCTCAGATGGCACAACTCTTAAAGATCACATGAGAATTCACTCTGGAGAAAAACACTATTGCTGTCCAgagtgtggcaaacgattctcgcGTCCAAGTTCGCTTAGGTGCCACAGAAGGATCCATATTGGAGAGAAGCAGTAcacttgttctgaatgtggtaaagggtACTCTTCCAGAAGAAGTTTTCggagacacacacaaagtcatAATGGAGTTAAACTTGTCCTATAA